TAACAGCTCGTATTCCTGATCTTGATTAAACTTACCTTGATAAACTGCACcttcttctaatttcaTCAACTGTTCATCTTGCAACCATAGAGTAATAATTTGCTTCACGTATTCAGATTTAACTTTTGTACCAAATAAATtctcaaataaattatgataatatttaaaaaatgaatccAATAAATTTAGTAATGCACTGCATACTAGTTTTTTGTAACTATGAGAAGTCCtagtaataaataataaatttgcaaataatatcataaaGTCATGAGCAGCACCAAGAATCTTCCTATTATCATGTAGTACATGTATTCTATATGGATTGTTCGAACGCACTCTTGTATTAAACAAGTATGTAAAGGTTCTCTGCAAATCTGGAAAAACCtcttcattaatatatttaaggAAGAAAGCTTTCGAAGATagcatttttttattatcatctggAAGAATTTGGCCTACAGCCTTAGAGAACAATAAAAATGGCTCCAGGATTAATCtcatattaaaaatagaagcTGGTATTACACTATTATCTTGTTCTAAGGAATCTTCTTTGATATAgatattattcatatctACACTAGAATTTACAGTAAAGCCAGGGAAAATATCTTTGAAAAGATTTTTCAGATCATTAGAATAatgtaaaattttttcattattatcaatattatcttgcaaagaatatatattattctgATACAATacattatttgtatttgtgCCATCTATTTGTTTTCCATTAATATCtgtattactattactatcACGATTCTTGGATTTCTCTTCAGCAGATATTATTTTAGGACTACGCAGATACtttgttaaaaattctCGAATTTCCTCAAGCATTATATTCCAAATgtcattaattttataaacaTTATTAGCACTAGTCTTTCTTTGCAGGACTGCTATAATTTCATAAATTAAGCAGTGGCCTTGCATAGAAACTAATagctttaaaaatatttcccAAAACATTGTccttaaaataattgatagCATATTTTCCAGAGATATCCCAAAATCGTTTTGTTTTGATACATCATCTACAAGTTTCAGCAGGGATGGATGTTTGGCACGTAGAGAATCAGTAGTTCtcaataaaatagaatGAATTTCCACTTTTGCTCTATCAAGTAAAATCGTGCTTGCTTGGGATAATTTATTCAtgtcattaataattgaaagtAAGGAAAAAATCTTTTCATTGTCAGTCTTgcctttaattttttctaatttcttCAGATCACTTGGTGTCAAagtttttaattcttttataaaatcttttaaatctgAATTAATCAGTTCTGACTTATTGACAAAATCAGTATTgacaatattattcaaataagtTTCCGCCCCAGTAAAATCATCTTCAGGAGTAGTCAAATCTTTCAATAAGGAAGAATCTGAATATCTAAATAAATTCTTGGAGTAAACCAAATCATGGATATCCTcgattaaattattaaataaagaatgaTCTTGCATTTGTAACTGCTCCTTGATAGGCTTTAAAGATTGAATCTCCCAAAGAGAATGAGTATTTGCCAGAAAATAAGAATCTACTAATAGTTGTTTTGCATcttgataattttcttctctAATATGAGCTTCAATTTTCTCAGGtgttgaaattaatttctcTATGGCtggtaatattttcaacatatttgtatatttttgggaattttcatttaactCTTCAAGAGAACCTTTTTTGACTGTGATATTTCTATTGGCATCGCTTAGGTTAGTTTTTACTTCAAGAATTTTCTCTTGAGCTTCCGTAATAAAGTGTACTGCAGTCCCATAAGAAGCAACATTGCTATTAAATTCTTGGTAATGCTCATTGACAGTATTTTGTAGATCGTATCCAATTTTACTCTGCAATTGATGAAACTCAGGCAATCTATGGCCTAAACCAACTGATGTAGTATCTAAAAATGACAATGCAAATTCCAAAGGATTAGTTGTCTCAGTTAATGTTTTTGACCATTGAGTATTAACTAAGACAATATCATCCTGTAAATGATCTAATGAACTGGTCATTGCCTCTTTCTGATCTTCTGTCAGAGCATTCACCGACAGTCCACGGCGCCTTCTTCTTGGGACCTgtaaattattcatatgTGATATTTTCTACCTATATTAACCGATGTTTAATGTTTAATTGACAAAGTATCAGCAATCTTCTGAACTGAGTCTTTCTTGTCTGAAAATCCCTTTTTAAAACATTCAGCCTACTAAAATACTATCTAAATGAAACTTTGACCCACTATTGCTTTTCTTAGTAACAAGCGAGATTCTCTCcatttgatgaatttgaaaaacagGAAAACACAAcgcaaaaaaatataatagcAAGAATCCCCTGATTAACCAGATCTAGTATAAATCCCGCAAATCACATGAACATGTGGATGAAGAATAATGTCTTAAAATTCTGCAATGGCAAGCAAGAATGGTAACAAAGAATGttattagatatatattcttataaataatatttagcATATTTAGGACAGAAAGTTGATAATACCTGCATTGTCAGCagatatcaaaatattagatCCATCAGTCTTGCATAGAACTATAGAGTTTATTGTGTCATAATGACAAGAGTCATCCATTGAACTGCTATGGTGAACACCTTTCGAAGTATGTAATACAAAGGTTAAGTTAGCTGTAGCTTTGTAAGGCAAAAATTTGTATCTTGTTTGATATGTTCTGTTAGAAAGGTCTTTGGAAGCTGAGATATTATCCACATCAAAAAgtagaatattatttcctGGCCTAACAGCAAATGCAAttctattttcttctaTATATAAAGTGGTAACTTTGCTTAGTGGTAATTTGGTGTTTAAGGGAAGTTTATTAATACCTTTATCTTTGgcaacaaataattcaatcgATGGTTGCTCATCTGAATCGATTACGGCTATTTGACATTgaagttttgaaaaatcccaaatggaaaaaaatgattctGAATAACCCCCTACAATTAATACAGCATGTTTCCCTGCATGCttgaatatttctaattttgaaattggtGCATTGTTTCCAAAagtaaaagaattaataagAATATGGAACCTTAGATCCCATACTATTACAATTCCCTTAGAGGTACCGAAAATTAATGTGGATTGATCATCTGTAACTGTAAATGAACAAATTGCACCATGAATACCAGGTGCTTCAATTGTATCGATGATTTCCAtagttaaaatatttatcactAAAATTCTTGAAAGGTTTGTTATAACAAAAAGTAGGGGGCTCTCGTCTGAAACAAATATCTTGATCTGTAAAGCAATTTCTTTAGTTTCTGTATTTAAACTTAGTTTTCGAATGATCTTAAACGTTTGGAAATGACacttattttcatttatttggaaaaatacCCTCATAATAATGATAGACCCATCTTTAGTAGACATTGCAAAACAATCATGACCTGGTATAAATGCTAAATCAGTTATTGGTGAACTGCAGTCTAACATTAAACTGGAGGAAAATTTTTCGCCCATAacaatatctttaatatccCATAATCTAATTAAGCCCTCACTAGATCCACTTATTAAATACGGTACAGTGCCATTGGATACTAAGATAGATGaaattgaatcattttcattttcaattaaatttgacATTAGTCGACCATTTAGTTTACCTAAGATATTTCTGTTATTATGTGAACTAATATGTGGGccaaattctttataatcttttaaagaatAGGATATGTggaaattttctaaatatgtTTTAATAGTATGAATATCCCCTTCGTAACTGTTTCTTATCGAAAATCTTGCACTAGGTTCCGTAGTTTCTGGTATTTCATGATATAGCGCATTATGATCAAAGGAAGGTTCCAATTGAACGTATACGTTTTCGAGATTAGAAGTTAATGTTGGTGTAGTTTTAGCCTTAAATACTAACGAACCATTTAAATCTCGAACTGCTGATTGATTTGATGTTGTTGATAACAATGTTGAATATCCATTTGGTAGTTCTAAATTTCTCGACATGTTCATATTGTCTGGTTTATTGTCTAAGTACTCCacatcaaaaaatatattatatggTCTGATATTTGGAAGTGAAGTTGTcgaaattatatttttagtcTCAAGTTCATCCATACTTTTTAAAGCATTGCTTTCTCTTTTAACAGTTCTTAGAACGTAACCTCTTAGTATAGCTAATTTCCAAAGCTCCTCTTTGGGGAATCCTATAGCCTTAAATCTATCTATCCAATTTCTATCTTCTGCAGTTAATGGAATTTCTTGATTATCGAATGATATAATAACTGCATTAGAAGCTtttgttgaatttttaaaaccataatttttaattgaataatcTTTCGTtgtaaaagaaattatattacTACCAAATGCATCGACATGTTTATTAGGTATTTGTTGCCAAAATAAACTTTTAGTTGCCCGCAGTGACCAACTACATAGTAGACGATAGACAGATCTTGAAACAGGTTGCTTGCAACTTGAAAGCAGTAAGTCTTTCGtaaattcaatatcaaattcaaaaaacaATCTAATAATTGGATACAAAATGCAATATGCTTCTgcatttgataatttttccGCAATTTTAACTATAACTAGTAAAGAAAGTTGTCTTATCCATGTATTTGGGTGTAGTAATAATGTTGAGATTGTAGAacataaatcaaaataatattttttgccAATTAAACCAATGTCAATTAAATCTCGAATGCTACGCAAAACTGAGACAACAACTAACTCTTCTGTATCGTAGATTGTTTGTATCAATAATGGTAAGATATATTGTTCTAGAGTAATTGGACCCAGCAAAACTGCTATCCCAGATATCGTTTGAATCAGTTTAATTCGTAGTGCTGGATCACGATCGTTCAAATAAGTAATTAAGTGGCTTAATATAACATCATTAGTCTTTTCACGgccaaaaaatttacaCAGAGGCAAAATATTGCATAGCAAAGAGAATCTTAcagattttttattatcagtTAATAACGCAACACAAAGTTCTTCTACCTGTTTTGTTAGTTTCCGAGAGTAGTTGTTCGTAATTTCAATGTTTTCCATACCTCTTTTTTGCTTATTATCCTCCAGATTTGaagaataattaaaaaacaataattctTGGAACCTATTCGAGGTTGTAACCAAATCACCCAAACAATTAGCAATCACTGCTCTAACGTATGTGTGTTTCTTACTCACCATGagcaatttctttaatcttggaaaaatataatcCATAAATAtgttttcattaattaagCTAACATGTTCAACTACAGATAAAACTTGTGATAATCCATTTATTGAGAGAGTTtgaatattgatattatcaTCTGAGAAACAGGCAACAAGGAATGGAACTACTCTATTTATCTTATTATCATCTGAAACAAATTGAGAGAAAACAATGAGAAGTTCTATACATTTCGTTTTAACAGACAATGATACTACATTTCGAAGACAATGACATAAAAATGAGATTAGCAAAAGAGCGCATTCCTCTTTTACTACATCTGATAACTggttaaattttattaaaggTATTGGGGGTAAATtggatatttttaaagaggctattaaatatctttcgaaattaatttttggtATTCCGTGTTCAACTTCAGCTTGTAGTTCATAACCAAATGATACacatattttttgaaaattgaagtatatattttcacAGCATATATCCATTACATTTACTTGATCTTTAACCCCTGAATTTGAACAAATATCACCTGTTCTCGGAGTACTAGTAGAAATCATTGCAAGTGTTCTAAAATAATCATAAGTGAatgtataaaaataatcagGAAAGAATACTCctctatatttttctaatagtTCACCAATTTTCAGTCTTTTTGAAGGGTTAATATCTATCATATCCATTATTAAGTTTATTAactcttcatcttcaatttgagtttttaaaaattcacgAATGTCATATTcgttatttttatatttgaataattcagaaagattaaaaatagGTGTGCCCTCATTGTACAATTCTGCAATACAACAACCAGCACTGAATACATCCATTTCTGGTTTAAGTTGATGTTTTAGTGAATTTTTTGGATCGTATAATTTTGTATCAAAACGTTCAGGAGCTATATAACAAGTTCTCCTTTTCGAagtatcaaaataaaatgaaaattccCCTGGGTTGTCCTCAGGGATATATACTGGCTTTAAAGATGCAGAGAAGTCTGTAAGTAATAACCAATTCCAACTAGTAGTTAAGATATTTTCTGTTTTAATATCACCATGTATTATCCCTAATTCATGAAtgttttgtaatatttttaaaagttggaaagtaataaattttagCTCAATTCCTTGAAGGTATGGTCTAGAACTAACTCGGTCATAGAGATTATTCTTTACGCATTGTCTTATTAGATAACCAGCTCGGTTTGTTTCAATAATGTtagaataatttaaaacattagGGAGAGGAGCTAATAACCGAGCTTCTTCAGTTAAtgcatttttaattaattgtaaAGAATAATTGTCTGTAGGCTTAATAAAGactttaattataatttcaCCATTAGCATCAATTGCTTTAcatgtttttaaaaatcttgaagagtttaattgattaatgTAATGAATATCTTCTAATACATCGatataagaaaatatgGCAATAGAAGGAGATGTTTGAACTAATAAAGAGAGCTGAGCACCcatagtattattatattgtgTTAATCTATCAATATACTATTTagttaattaaaataatgcacaaatattaatactgTACAAGTTTTTCCATCGAAGCTATATTTTCCTATGTAGATTA
This genomic stretch from Henningerozyma blattae CBS 6284 chromosome 1, complete genome harbors:
- the TBLA0A06650 gene encoding exocyst complex component SEC8 (similar to Saccharomyces cerevisiae SEC8 (YPR055W); ancestral locus Anc_3.340) produces the protein MNNLQVPRRRRRGLSVNALTEDQKEAMTSSLDHLQDDIVLVNTQWSKTLTETTNPLEFALSFLDTTSVGLGHRLPEFHQLQSKIGYDLQNTVNEHYQEFNSNVASYGTAVHFITEAQEKILEVKTNLSDANRNITVKKGSLEELNENSQKYTNMLKILPAIEKLISTPEKIEAHIREENYQDAKQLLVDSYFLANTHSLWEIQSLKPIKEQLQMQDHSLFNNLIEDIHDLVYSKNLFRYSDSSLLKDLTTPEDDFTGAETYLNNIVNTDFVNKSELINSDLKDFIKELKTLTPSDLKKLEKIKGKTDNEKIFSLLSIINDMNKLSQASTILLDRAKVEIHSILLRTTDSLRAKHPSLLKLVDDVSKQNDFGISLENMLSIILRTMFWEIFLKLLVSMQGHCLIYEIIAVLQRKTSANNVYKINDIWNIMLEEIREFLTKYLRSPKIISAEEKSKNRDSNSNTDINGKQIDGTNTNNVLYQNNIYSLQDNIDNNEKILHYSNDLKNLFKDIFPGFTVNSSVDMNNIYIKEDSLEQDNSVIPASIFNMRLILEPFLLFSKAVGQILPDDNKKMLSSKAFFLKYINEEVFPDLQRTFTYLFNTRVRSNNPYRIHVLHDNRKILGAAHDFMILFANLLFITRTSHSYKKLVCSALLNLLDSFFKYYHNLFENLFGTKVKSEYVKQIITLWLQDEQLMKLEEGAVYQGKFNQDQEYELLVKYCPQFFETGRGLNSSDLFNMATLDAIINFNATISWVLEWLPQLRKVVQVNKGDALQDIDQLRNDWSLFESPTFVREERMKSLKICMINQTVGNFDKIINNFKDLRVKLMTVLRFDIRARCIYYIGRTFQENKNWYLNTDSFELDHNISSLRSDLIKNESKMVIQLPGKEKYKVFVGLDSTINNLFIKSSKSIQIINYNGCKKLVKNITSLQLTCRNLIFEDSSSVNMNKSINFYDLCKEDENQFFIKLNNGELKDYSKLDLETLLRLLYSEEINLQARKQKQFPNKTLENSGVTKRYQNAVQKLRSSIATNNTSNIPNGATTSNKTN
- the VPS15 gene encoding ubiquitin-binding serine/threonine protein kinase VPS15 (similar to Saccharomyces cerevisiae VPS15 (YBR097W); ancestral locus Anc_3.339); this encodes MGAQLSLLVQTSPSIAIFSYIDVLEDIHYINQLNSSRFLKTCKAIDANGEIIIKVFIKPTDNYSLQLIKNALTEEARLLAPLPNVLNYSNIIETNRAGYLIRQCVKNNLYDRVSSRPYLQGIELKFITFQLLKILQNIHELGIIHGDIKTENILTTSWNWLLLTDFSASLKPVYIPEDNPGEFSFYFDTSKRRTCYIAPERFDTKLYDPKNSLKHQLKPEMDVFSAGCCIAELYNEGTPIFNLSELFKYKNNEYDIREFLKTQIEDEELINLIMDMIDINPSKRLKIGELLEKYRGVFFPDYFYTFTYDYFRTLAMISTSTPRTGDICSNSGVKDQVNVMDICCENIYFNFQKICVSFGYELQAEVEHGIPKINFERYLIASLKISNLPPIPLIKFNQLSDVVKEECALLLISFLCHCLRNVVSLSVKTKCIELLIVFSQFVSDDNKINRVVPFLVACFSDDNINIQTLSINGLSQVLSVVEHVSLINENIFMDYIFPRLKKLLMVSKKHTYVRAVIANCLGDLVTTSNRFQELLFFNYSSNLEDNKQKRGMENIEITNNYSRKLTKQVEELCVALLTDNKKSVRFSLLCNILPLCKFFGREKTNDVILSHLITYLNDRDPALRIKLIQTISGIAVLLGPITLEQYILPLLIQTIYDTEELVVVSVLRSIRDLIDIGLIGKKYYFDLCSTISTLLLHPNTWIRQLSLLVIVKIAEKLSNAEAYCILYPIIRLFFEFDIEFTKDLLLSSCKQPVSRSVYRLLCSWSLRATKSLFWQQIPNKHVDAFGSNIISFTTKDYSIKNYGFKNSTKASNAVIISFDNQEIPLTAEDRNWIDRFKAIGFPKEELWKLAILRGYVLRTVKRESNALKSMDELETKNIISTTSLPNIRPYNIFFDVEYLDNKPDNMNMSRNLELPNGYSTLLSTTSNQSAVRDLNGSLVFKAKTTPTLTSNLENVYVQLEPSFDHNALYHEIPETTEPSARFSIRNSYEGDIHTIKTYLENFHISYSLKDYKEFGPHISSHNNRNILGKLNGRLMSNLIENENDSISSILVSNGTVPYLISGSSEGLIRLWDIKDIVMGEKFSSSLMLDCSSPITDLAFIPGHDCFAMSTKDGSIIIMRVFFQINENKCHFQTFKIIRKLSLNTETKEIALQIKIFVSDESPLLFVITNLSRILVINILTMEIIDTIEAPGIHGAICSFTVTDDQSTLIFGTSKGIVIVWDLRFHILINSFTFGNNAPISKLEIFKHAGKHAVLIVGGYSESFFSIWDFSKLQCQIAVIDSDEQPSIELFVAKDKGINKLPLNTKLPLSKVTTLYIEENRIAFAVRPGNNILLFDVDNISASKDLSNRTYQTRYKFLPYKATANLTFVLHTSKGVHHSSSMDDSCHYDTINSIVLCKTDGSNILISADNAGIINFLS